Part of the Psilocybe cubensis strain MGC-MH-2018 chromosome 11, whole genome shotgun sequence genome is shown below.
CGTTCAAGCATTTGACTCAGCTGTAGGCAGTGCGATTGCGAGCAACATTCGTTCTAATTTCCCGATGACAGACATCATAACGGTCGCTGGATTTTTTGGCGTTGCTTGGTTGATCTTCAAAATTATACGTTTCGGTCGTCGGGAAGATACGCTTCCTCCAGGTCCACCCACCATCCCGATCCTGGGTAACGCCCACCTCCTTCCCACAAAGTTTCCCTTTATCAAGCAAGTATAATTTTCTTGGGCTCTTATGGCGGTGTTCTAATGTGCGTTCAGATTTGCAGAGTGGGGCAAAGACTATGACGGTATTTTTTCGGTACGCACATCCTTGCGAAATGATCACTAAGGGATGTTGACTTATGTTTTCTATTGAAAGATCAAAGTCACGAACGGAACAATTGTTGTAGTTTCCGATATGAGAACGGTCAAGGAACTCTTGGACGACCGCAGCGCCGAGTTCGCCTCTCGTCCTGCGTTTTCGGGTATGGATGCAGTAACTGGTGGTCGTTACTTTGTAACGGCTCCTGCTGGTGTGTCTTTTTGCATTGTGGCTACATTTTTGTTAAATAATATAAACAAAATAGAGAGCCACTACTGGAAAATAAGCCGAAAGGTCATCCAACCACTGGTATCGCCTCAAGCAGTCCAGAAGTATCATCCTCTTGCAGACATGGAGACAACACAATTGTTGTACGACATCTTGCATAAACCTGAGGTATGCATGAACAAATATTTTCATCAACATAGTTACTTACACCCATTACTAGGCCTTTTACGACCATATCACGCGCTCAACACTTTCGTTTATAACGTCCGTGGTCTTTGGACAACGCACCCCCAAGCATGACTCCCCTATTGCACTTTCCTTTAGGGAGTACATCGAACAATTTTCCAGAGTGTTCTCCCCTGAATCAGCCCCCGTGGATTTCATTCCTGCTCTTATGTATGTGCCGGAGAGGTGGGCACCATGGAAGAAGATGTGGAAGGAAACACAAGCCATGCAACATGCTCTAtattttaaactttttggaGAGGTCGAGAAGCGCAAGCGAGCTGGCATGAATGACGAGTGCTTCGTTGCAAATATGTTGGAACGGCAAGAGGAACTGGCGCTTGAACGTGATACTATTGCGTACGTCAACCATTGCTCGATCATTAATTGAGGCTTACgtttttattttcatttgtACAAAGATACATTTGTGGGGTCCTTTTAGATGGCGGAGCGGAGACGACTGCCTCATTTTTGCAGAATCTCATTCTCTGCCTGGTGAAATCCCCAGCGGTATTAAAGAAAGCCCAAATGGAGGTGGATAGCGTCGTTGGAGATAGACTTCCGGATTTCAATGATATCAAATCTATGCCTTATGTTCAAGCCGTCATCAAGGAGGTGCGTTGCTTACTTGGAATCTATCTGGATCCCTTTGAATTCACATTTTTGACCACCAGACTCATCGCTTCCTACCCACCGCACCAACTGCCATCCCGCACGCATCTGTTGATGATTCTGAGGTGATATCCTGATCTTTTTCTATTACCACGACACATTTTGTTTACAATCATCTGAATAGTATCGAGGATATATCATCCCGAAGAAAACCCCTGTTCTCATCAATGTTTGTGAGTAATAGTGCTAATAACCAAGTTCTACTGCGAAGGTTTACTCAGATTAAATACCACCCAGTTGGGATATGCCGTGACCCTAGTACGCTTTACGTTTTCCGTGAGGCCCTTCGGCTTGCACTGATACGCTTGTGACTTCAGACCTTTATGAACGACCTGAAGACTTTTGGCCTGAGCGGTATCTGCTAGCGCCGGATGGTACTATTTCTGGACTGCCTGACGGTATGGGATACGCCCGTACAACACTGTCCTTCGGAAGTGGCAAGGTTAGTTTAATCACAATAGCAATGCTGTTTTTTGTATTAATGAGTGCTCCAGAGGTTATGCCCTGGGATGTACCTTGCGAATACCAACACTGTAAGCACGTTGAACTACCTATTATTTTAGCTTTCAGTCTGATTTCTACGTTAGAATCTAGCTGTCATGCGTCTTCTCTGGGCATTTGACTTCGCCTCCATCGATTTTCCAGCCCCTTCGACACCAAAATGGGATATTGAGAATGAATTTATTGATGTAAGTATTCTGCTTTGATAAATGGTGCCCTCGAGTTGGTTCACGTAAATATTACACAGGGTATTACTTTGACCGCAAAACCATTCCCATGCAAAATTACGCCACGCAGCACAGGGAAAGCATCCATAATCGAAGAATCGTACAATTTATGCATCACTTCTAATACTGCTTAGCTAATCCATTAGAACTAGTTTTGGTGGTCACGTAATGGGTCAGATTTGAATCTAATGTTTGTATATGAATGCAGAATATTCAATCGGTTTGACAGACATGTTGTTTTCAATGGTATGCAAGTGCATTGCTGTAGCGACCTGTAGCGATACCTCTCCCGTGAGTCCGACCTGAGCTTCCTCTGACGCTATGACGCCGGTTTCTGTCCAGCCGACGAAGCCCAACTTCTGACGATATAATTACATAACGGCCCGCATTCATGGACCCTTGTGATAGGGTTCCCCAAACATCGCTTCCATTTCTCCTCAAGTATGTCATGTGGTATATTCTCTGCACTGTATAAGACCTGCACTGACCTAGTTTCTGAGGCCCGACGCAATGTTCTTCTTGCTACGTGGTACTTTGTTCTTGCTGATTAACGGTTTAGccctttttgctttttttctaCCAGCTCAAGCCAAGTCGTCTCGTCAACAGTCTAAAAACTGTGTGCTCAAGCCATTGGGGCCGGGACATGATGATACAAACCAAGTATCTACATAAACATTTATACTGCAAATGTGAACAAGAACTCAACACTTTGAATCACAGGTAGAGCAAGCAATAGCAAAATGCGGTCGCTATGGAACAACAACACTTGAACAGGGAGTCTTTAATATAACGAGGTATTATTACCATATATGTATGTCTCTAAATGCTGCTGAGATAGCACTGTTTACAGAAAGATGACTTGGGACCTGGTTTCTTCGAAAGTCAACCTCAGAGGATACTTAAGCGTATGCCACTATCGACCAAATTTCCATTACTCCATTTTTCAACTAAAAATTGCCCAAGTTCCCCTCAGATGTACAGTTTTGGCTGAATTCAACCAACACATACCGCGTTGTATTCATTCAGGCGTGTATACCTATGTTAATATGTGAATCGGTCATCTTAAATATACACATTAGAGTCAGGCCTCATGGTTTGTCGTCACAGGATCAGACTTCGAGATTGATGCACATAACACCGGAGGGATTCAGGGAAACGGCCAGGTAAGCCCACTCGTCCCTGCTTTCAAGGTTATAAGCCACTTTTTTAATTCAACCGCAAGACTTGGTGGTCGTATTTTGCAACCCATACTCGTGAAGACGGTGACGGTAGACCTATTGCCCTGACTGTCTTCAACGCAACACGGGCGACAATTAAGAATTTCCGCATTGAATCACCTCCATTCTGGTCGAGCGCAGTTGCTCAATCGCAGGACGTAGTCTTCGATGGCATGTATATTAACGCAACAAACGAGGATCCCTTATATATTGGGAAGAAGTAGGCGCTTTCTTAAACTGCGACAACAAATACTTGACTCCCTCTATCTTAGCATTGTTCCAAATACCGATGGTATGATTACCTGCTAGGACACCGTTCTATAGTGTGTTCACAAAATAGTCTAGGAATTGATACCTATAGAAGCGACCGGGTCAGCCTAATTAACTGGGACGTCACCTGCGGTGACGATTGTCTAGCTTTAAAAGGAGTAAGAACTTTGTTATCACGTCTGTAAAAGCCAGCTGACATGCATATCAAAGAATTCCACAAATTTGATGATACGAAACATCACCTGTCGGGGAGGAAATGGGATAGCCATCGGATCCCTGGGTCAATACGCGGGCATGGTGAGTCACCAAATACTTTCCACTCGCTCGACTGGCTGAGAAACTTCATCATATCAGAATGATTACGTTCTTAACGTTGATATGGAGGACTTACGGGTATGGAACTTTGTCGTGAAAAATCCCATCCTAAGTACATATCTGCTTTTTAGATGATTCGTTTGGACCCAAATGTTCAGCCTAACATGGGCAGCGGGGTGAGCAGATATAAATCATGTTGCATACTATTAACATTTAATAAGTTTTCGGTTCACTTAAGGTGTACTTCAAAACATGGGACGGCACTGTGAATGGATCACCACCCACAGGAGGTGGGGGAGCAGGTGGTATGTCGGCATTCCACTGTTCTACAATTAAATAACAATAGAACATACAATCATGAAGGCCTGGTGCAAAATTTCTCTGTCCGACGTGTGAACGTGGACAGAGTAAATACCCCGATGAACATTCACCAGACAAACAACGCAAAAAGGCGAGTTTATTTCATATAGATTGTATCGATTTTTGACGCAGTGCCTCAGCGGAGATGCTCCTTCCACCTTGATGTTCAAAGGGTTGCATTTCAGCGATTGGATGGGAACAGCAGCAACCGACAAGGGTAGGCTCATTGATGTCTCCGCTTGTCCGTGGCACTGAAACTATGTTATTCACATAGTTGTTGACATTCAATGCAGCCCTGCCGCTGTTTGCGGTGACATTAGTTTCAATGGGTTTAACATTAGTACCGCTTCTGGTCAAGCACCGCAGTTCATCTGTCAAAATTCGTTTGATGTCGTTGGACTTCCTGGTAAGGTTTATTACGCTAATATGGTCGATTGCTGTATTAATCTGTGGAACAACTCAGCTCCTTGTAACTCCACCGGCCTCCCATGATTACTCAGTGTCACTTTTTCTTGTCGCCACTAATTCGATCATGCAATTGAAGTTGATGGGATATAGATCGTGATGCAATAGTAGCTATTAAATTCACTCATCAGGAATCTATCTTGACGGCCAATGTGTACTCTTGAATttatgactttttttttaaaaaaaaaataccgGAGAAAACGAGAAAACAGCTTCTGGCTAACTCAAGGCCACCTCCCCTATTTTTGTATCATTACATAATTGTTCTTGTTTGAACTCCGCACATGAccctcttccatttttgGATGTGTCGGGAAAACCCGGCTTGCTTATGTACGATAAATGACGGCCACCAGGCCACTACCAACGGTTTCTTCAAGCTTCCAGGTTTCTATCCTTCTTTCTCAGTGTATAAATGTGTGTAACGGACATGCTAAAGCAAACTCTCTGGCCAAATATTTATAATACGTAAATCGCTCATCTGGCAGCTAACCTCGTTAAGAGACAGGTTGAAATATTTGATTTACCCGTCTCTTCAACTGGGGCAACTGTAATTCAACTCGTCCTCAAGCTTCAGGTGCTAGAATTTAGTCCAGATGTGTAATGGCGGGGTGAACTACACAGTATAAGCTGTAAACGACAGTCTGAGAGAGGGAGTAGAGAAAGGTACGTGCCAATTTCAACAATACGTCAGGCCCTCCAAATGGTAATCTCACAACAATTCCCAGCACCCGTCTCCTTGTACCCCTCCGACTTCTTTACGTGCTACAATTCATGTTCGACTTTCTATTCTGGCTCCGCTCAGTTCCTTTTGGGTGTGTCCATGCATACTGAAAGTAAATAAGTGCTACTGGAACCAGTTGAGCTCTTTTCGAGTCCCGTTTTTTGCAGAGCTCTGGTGGATATTTGTACTGCCTAATTTCCTGCACAATGTACACCAGCAAATTGGTGGCAATTTTTATTCTCATCACATGGCTGCTATTCAAGCTGTCGCGAATTGGCAAACGCGCTGCAAACTTACCACCTGGTCCACCTACTGTTCCATTGCTCGGAAATATCCATCTCCTACCCACTAGGTTCTCCTTCGTAAAGTATGCAAATTTGTGCAGCTCCTGTGTCCACAAGTTTCTAACTGTGAGCGTCCAAGGTTCACTGAATGGGCAAAGGAGTACGGGGGAATCATGTCGGTACGCCACTGCCAATGATTATGGACGCAAGAATTCAGGTCACTCATGAAACACAATTTTAGCTCAAAGTGGCGAGTGGAACCATTATTGTGCTCTCCGACATGCAAAGCGTTAAGGACATTCTGGATGATCGAAGTAGTGAAACAGCTTTTCGCCCCTCTCTACACGCCGCAGATGTTGTAACAGAAAAAAAGTACATTCCTTTGGCCAATCCAGGTGTGTAAATTAGACTCTTTAGTGatataatatatatcaaCTTATCCACAAAGATAACCATGTTTGGAGAATGGGTCGTCGTGCGATTCAGCCCCTGGTGTCCCATCAAGCAGTTCAGGAATATCTTCCGGTCGCCGAACTGGAGACCACTCAACTTCTGCACGACATTATACATAATCCTGATGTATGTACCGCAAGGTGATTCAGATGTCCATGTTCCGCAATCTCATAGCAATGATGTAGGGACTTTGTCATCATATTTCTCGCTACACATTCTCGTTCATTGCTTCCGTTGTCTTTGGAAAAGCTGCACCAACATCCGATTCTCCAGAACTTGCACATTTCAACAATTATATGCGTCACCAATCAAGTACAGTATCGCCGGAAGCCGCACCAGTTGATCTCATCCCAATTTTGAAATATGTTCCCGAACGATGGGCACCCTGGAAACAGCTTTGGACGGAAACAAGAAGACTACAAAGGTCTCTGTACTACTCATTCTTGGAACAGTCCGAGAGACGAATCGAAAGCGGTGCTAAAAGTGGCGCATTCATCGAGAGAATCATGGACCGTCAAGAAGAACTCAAATTAACTAGGGAGATGGTTGCGTAAGCTCTCCTAATCAACATGATATACAAGTGGATCACTGACAAAGAATCCACCGTTATAGCTACATCGGAGGCATTTTGATTGATGGAGGAGCCGATACCTCTGCattatgg
Proteins encoded:
- a CDS encoding Cytochrome P450 monooxygenase (Cytochrome P450 monooxygenase ARMGADRAFT_1018417), with the translated sequence MYTSKLVAIFILITWLLFKLSRIGKRAANLPPGPPTVPLLGNIHLLPTRFSFVKFTEWAKEYGGIMSLKVASGTIIVLSDMQSVKDILDDRSSETAFRPSLHAADVVTEKKYIPLANPDNHVWRMGRRAIQPLVSHQAVQEYLPVAELETTQLLHDIIHNPDGLCHHISRYTFSFIASVVFGKAAPTSDSPELAHFNNYMRHQSSTVSPEAAPVDLIPILKYVPERWAPWKQLWTETRRLQRSLYYSFLEQSERRIESGAKSGAFIERIMDRQEELKLTREMVA
- a CDS encoding Cytochrome P450 monooxygenase (Cytochrome P450 monooxygenase ARMGADRAFT_1018417) — encoded protein: MTIKVTNGTIVVVSDMRTVKELLDDRSAEFASRPAFSGMDAVTGGRYFVTAPAESHYWKISRKVIQPLVSPQAVQKYHPLADMETTQLLYDILHKPEAFYDHITRSTLSFITSVVFGQRTPKHDSPIALSFREYIEQFSRVFSPESAPVDFIPALMYVPERWAPWKKMWKETQAMQHALYFKLFGEVEKRKRAGMNDECFVANMLERQEELALERDTIAYICGVLLDGGAETTASFLQNLILCLVKSPAVLKKAQMEVDSVVGDRLPDFNDIKSMPYVQAVIKETHRFLPTAPTAIPHASVDDSEYRGYIIPKKTPVLINVYLYERPEDFWPERYLLAPDGTISGLPDGMGYARTTLSFGSGKRLCPGMYLANTNTNLAVMRLLWAFDFASIDFPAPSTPKWDIENEFIDRYLSRESDLSFL
- a CDS encoding Putative galacturan 1,4-alpha-galacturonidase A, coding for MTWDLVSSKVNLRGYLSFPSDVQFWLNSTNTYRVVFIQACIPIQASWFVVTGSDFEIDAHNTGGIQGNGQTWWSYFATHTREDGDGRPIALTVFNATRATIKNFRIESPPFWSSAVAQSQDVVFDGMYINATNEDPLYIGKK